One genomic window of Prinia subflava isolate CZ2003 ecotype Zambia chromosome 27, Cam_Psub_1.2, whole genome shotgun sequence includes the following:
- the LOC134562289 gene encoding olfactory receptor 14J1-like: MSNSSSISHFLLLPLAHTRQLQLLHFCLFLAISLAALLANGLIISAVACGHLLHSPMFFFLLNLALSDLGSILTTVPKAMHNSLWDTRNISYEGCAAQVFLLLWFLGSELALLTIICYDRYVSICKPLHYGTLLGSRACAHMAAAAWASAFLNALLHTANTFSLPLCHGNALGQFFCEIPHILKLSCSKSYLRELGLIVLSSFVYFGSFVFIVFSYVQIFRAVLRIPSEQGRHKAFSTCLPHLAMVSLFLSTGIFANLKPPSISSPSLDLSLSVLYSVVPPTLNPLIYSLRNQELKAAVRTLITGRFQRN; the protein is encoded by the coding sequence atgtccaacagcagctccatcagccacttcctcctgctgccattggcacacacgcggcagctgcagctcctgcacttctgcctcttcctggccatctccctggctgccctcctggccaacggcctcatcatcagcgccgtagcctgcggccacctcctgcacagccccatgttcttcttcctgctcaacctggccctcagcgacctgggctccatcctcaccactgtccccaaagccatgcacaattccctctgggacaccaggaacatctcCTATGAAGGATGTGCTGCACAGGTGTTTTTGCTTCTCTGGTTCCTTGGATCAGAGCTTGCCCTCCTGACCATCATATGCTACGACCgctacgtgtccatctgcaaacccctgcactacgggaccctcctgggcagcagagcttgtgcccacatggcagcagctgcctgggccagtgcctttctcaatgctctgctgcacacagccaatacattttccctgcccctgtgccatggcaatgccctgggccagttcttctgtgaaatcccacacatcctcaagctctcctgctccaaatcctacCTCAGGGAACTTGGGCTCATTGTGCTAAGTTCTTTTGTATATTTTGGcagttttgtgttcattgttttctcctatgtgcagatcttcagggctgtgctgaggatcccctctgagcagggacggcacaaagccttttccacctgcctccctcacctggccatggtctccctgttcctcagcactggCATTTTTGCCAATCTGAAGCCCCCCTCCatttcctccccatccctggatctgtCCCTGTCAGTTCTGTATTCAGTGGTGCCTCCAACCTtgaaccccctcatctacagcctgaggaaccaggagctcaaggctgctGTGCGGACACTGATCACTGGGCGATTTCAGAGAAACTGA
- the LOC134562361 gene encoding olfactory receptor 14C36-like has translation MSNSSSISHFLLLPLADTRQLQLLHFCLFLAISLAALLANGLIISAVACGHLLHSPMFFFLLNLALSDLGSILTTVPKAMHNSLWDTRNISYEGCAAQLFLYVFFISAEFSMLTIMCYDRYVSICKPLHYGTLLGSRACAHMAAAAWASAFLYALLHTANTFSLPLCHGNALGQFFCEIPQILKLSCSKSYLRDLGVIVVGVCLVFGCFVFIVFSYVQIFRAVLRILSEQGRHKAFSTCLPHLAVLSLFISTAAFAYLKPPSISSPSLDLAVSVLYSVVPPTLNPLIYSLRNQELKAAVQQNVQHT, from the exons atgtccaacagcagctccatcagccacttcctcctgctgccattggcagacacgcggcagctgcagctcctgcacttctgcctcttcctggccatctccctggctgccctcctggccaacggcctcatcatcagcgccgtagcctgcggccacctcctgcacagccccatgttcttcttcctgctcaacctggccctcagcgacctgggctccatcctcaccactgtgcccaaagccatgcacaattccctctgggacaccaggaacatctcctatgaaggatgtgctgcacagctatttctgtatgtatttttcatttcagcagagtTTTCCATGCTGACCATCATGTGCTACGACCgctacgtgtccatctgcaaacccctgcactacgggaccctcctgggcagcagagcttgtgcccacatggcagcagctgcctgggccagtgcctttctctatgctctgctgcacacagccaatacattttccctgcccctgtgccatggcaatgccctgggccagttcttctgtgaaatcccacagaTCCTCAAactctcctgctccaaatcctacCTCAGGGACCTTGGGGTTATTGTGGTTGGTGTCTGTTTGGTATTTggctgttttgtgttcattgttttctcctatgtgcagatcttcagggctgtgctgaggatcctctctgagcagggacggcacaaagccttttccacctgcctccctcacctggccgtGCTCTCCCTGTTTATCAGCACTGCAGCCTTTGCCTACCTGAAgcccccctccatctcctccccatcgCTGGATCTGGCAGTGTCAGTTCTGTACTCGGTGGTGCCTCCCaccctgaaccccctcatctacagcctgaggaaccaggagctcaaggctgcagt gcagcagaacgttcagcatacgtag